In Modestobacter versicolor, a single genomic region encodes these proteins:
- the folP gene encoding dihydropteroate synthase: protein MTAGPSTPLLPRTGRCLVMGVLNVTPDSFSDGGTFADRDAAIAHGLEMHAAGADYVDVGGESTRPGADRVDAAEERDRVVPVVRDLAAEGVRVSVDTTRAEVAAAALEAGASLVNDVSGGLADEGMARLVADAGVPWVLMHWRGHSREMYAAARYGDVVTEVGAELTARVEDVVAAGVDPAQLVLDPGLGFAKNAEHNWALLAGLDRLVALGLPVLVGASRKTFLGRLLAGPDGAVRPVEGREAATVAISVLAAQAGAWGVRVHDPVQSLDAIATLAAVDAARGGARA, encoded by the coding sequence GTGACCGCCGGCCCGAGCACCCCCCTGCTGCCGCGGACGGGGCGCTGCCTGGTGATGGGCGTCCTCAACGTCACGCCGGACTCGTTCTCCGACGGCGGCACGTTCGCCGACCGGGACGCCGCCATCGCCCACGGGCTGGAGATGCACGCCGCGGGCGCGGACTACGTCGACGTCGGCGGGGAGTCCACCCGGCCCGGCGCCGACCGGGTCGACGCCGCCGAGGAGCGCGACCGGGTGGTGCCCGTGGTGCGCGACCTGGCCGCCGAGGGCGTCCGGGTCAGCGTCGACACCACCCGGGCCGAGGTCGCCGCCGCCGCGCTGGAGGCCGGCGCCTCGCTGGTCAACGACGTGAGCGGGGGCCTGGCCGACGAAGGGATGGCCCGCCTGGTCGCCGACGCCGGGGTGCCCTGGGTGCTCATGCACTGGCGGGGCCACAGCCGGGAGATGTACGCCGCCGCCCGCTACGGCGACGTGGTCACCGAGGTCGGCGCCGAGCTGACCGCCCGGGTCGAGGACGTCGTGGCGGCCGGCGTCGACCCCGCGCAGCTGGTGCTGGACCCGGGGCTGGGGTTCGCCAAGAACGCCGAGCACAACTGGGCGCTGCTGGCCGGGCTCGACCGGCTGGTCGCCCTCGGGCTGCCGGTGCTGGTCGGGGCCTCCCGCAAGACGTTCCTGGGCCGGCTGCTGGCCGGTCCCGACGGCGCGGTGCGGCCGGTCGAGGGCCGGGAGGCGGCCACCGTGGCGATCTCGGTGCTGGCCGCGCAGGCCGGCGCCTGGGGCGTGCGGGTGCACGACCCGGTGCAGTCGCTGGACGCGATCGCGACGCTGGCGGCCGTCGACGCCGCCCGAGGAGGGGCCCGTGCCTGA
- a CDS encoding glycine betaine ABC transporter substrate-binding protein has protein sequence MRTRPRLRTILPIAALAAVLSTAACGESGSSGTGGDDAASGSSASGDACAPVAGDQLVRLEDDKKLQTVDNIIPAVSAQAAAADPDLITTLDTVSAVLTTADLTDLIDQVDNQRESAVDVAAAYVEEQGLADGVSGGSGPVAVGGANFTESQVLANVYAEVLNAAGYTATVQSVGNREAYLPALQRNEIQAFPEYVGTLTEFLDGDDAKAVASSDLDATVQALTGLAQANQLVVGEPAEAADQNAFAITEALSEQLGGITTLSELAEACSDGSLVLGAVSECPTRPFCQPGLEETYGLEFASVEDLDLGGPTNQALEQGVVSIGLVLSTDPALAN, from the coding sequence ATGCGCACGCGTCCCCGTTTGCGGACCATCCTCCCCATCGCGGCCCTGGCCGCGGTCCTCTCCACCGCCGCGTGCGGTGAGTCCGGGTCCTCCGGCACCGGCGGCGACGACGCCGCCAGCGGCTCGTCCGCCTCGGGCGACGCCTGCGCGCCGGTCGCCGGCGACCAGCTCGTCCGGCTCGAGGACGACAAGAAGCTGCAGACCGTCGACAACATCATCCCCGCCGTCTCCGCCCAGGCGGCCGCCGCGGACCCCGACCTGATCACCACGCTGGACACGGTGTCGGCGGTGCTCACCACCGCCGACCTGACCGACCTCATCGACCAGGTCGACAACCAGCGCGAGAGCGCCGTCGACGTCGCCGCCGCCTACGTCGAGGAGCAGGGGCTGGCCGACGGCGTCTCCGGCGGCAGCGGCCCGGTCGCCGTCGGCGGGGCCAACTTCACCGAGAGCCAGGTGCTGGCCAACGTCTACGCCGAGGTGCTCAACGCCGCCGGCTACACCGCCACCGTGCAGTCCGTGGGCAACCGCGAGGCCTACCTCCCGGCGCTGCAGCGCAACGAGATCCAGGCGTTCCCGGAGTACGTGGGCACGCTGACCGAGTTCCTCGACGGCGACGACGCCAAGGCCGTGGCCAGCAGCGACCTGGACGCCACCGTCCAGGCGCTCACCGGGCTGGCGCAGGCCAACCAGCTGGTCGTCGGCGAGCCCGCCGAGGCGGCCGACCAGAACGCCTTCGCGATCACCGAGGCGCTGTCCGAGCAGCTCGGCGGGATCACCACCCTGTCCGAGCTGGCCGAGGCCTGCTCCGACGGCTCGCTCGTCCTGGGCGCGGTCTCCGAGTGCCCGACCCGGCCGTTCTGCCAGCCGGGCCTCGAGGAGACCTACGGGCTGGAGTTCGCCAGCGTCGAGGACCTCGACCTCGGCGGCCCGACGAACCAGGCGCTCGAGCAGGGCGTCGTCTCCATCGGCCTGGTCCTCTCCACCGACCCGGCACTGGCGAACTAG
- a CDS encoding ABC transporter permease, with protein sequence MLSAASGAVLAADAAPNPWFDVSWVGDNWSTIMPLVGQHVRLTVVSVVIGALIAFPLALLARRARGLAAAVLGLSTFVYTIPSLAMFAFIAPFTGLSETTVAIGLVLYSLVVLVRNFLAGLQAVPEEVREAARGMGYGAGRMLLRVELPLALPGIMAGLRIATVSTVALVTVGVIVGQGGLGQVIIVNGFGANYYRPPIVFGTLGCVVLALVADQLLAVVERLLTPWTRQGVAA encoded by the coding sequence GTGCTGAGCGCGGCGAGCGGTGCGGTGCTCGCGGCCGACGCGGCGCCGAACCCCTGGTTCGACGTCTCGTGGGTCGGTGACAACTGGTCCACCATCATGCCGCTGGTGGGTCAGCACGTCAGGCTCACCGTCGTCTCGGTCGTCATCGGGGCGCTGATCGCGTTCCCGCTGGCGCTGCTCGCCCGCCGCGCGCGCGGGCTGGCCGCCGCCGTCCTCGGGCTGTCGACGTTCGTCTACACGATCCCGTCGCTGGCGATGTTCGCCTTCATCGCGCCGTTCACCGGGCTCTCGGAGACCACCGTCGCGATCGGCCTGGTGCTCTACTCGCTCGTCGTGCTGGTGCGGAACTTCCTGGCCGGGCTGCAGGCGGTGCCCGAGGAGGTCCGCGAGGCCGCCCGGGGGATGGGCTACGGCGCCGGGCGGATGCTGCTGCGGGTCGAGCTGCCGCTGGCGCTGCCCGGGATCATGGCCGGGCTGCGGATCGCGACCGTCTCGACGGTCGCCCTGGTCACCGTCGGGGTCATCGTCGGCCAGGGCGGGCTCGGCCAGGTGATCATCGTCAACGGGTTCGGGGCGAACTACTACCGGCCGCCGATCGTCTTCGGCACCCTCGGTTGCGTCGTCCTCGCCCTCGTCGCCGACCAGCTGCTCGCCGTCGTCGAGCGGCTGCTGACGCCCTGGACCCGGCAGGGGGTCGCGGCGTGA
- the tilS gene encoding tRNA lysidine(34) synthetase TilS codes for MAGPHPAVAAVRAAVRPGLTAATGPVLVACSGGADSLALAAALAFEAPRAGRRVGAVTVDHGLQPGSAEQAQHTAALLRSLRLDPVLVVPVTVGAAGGPEGAARDARVTALRAAAAAHGGTVALGHTLDDQAETVLLGLARGSGPRSVAGMVELRPPFWRPLLGVRREITRQACAAQELPVWDDPWNTDPAYTRVRLRREALPLLEEVLGGGVAPALARTAALLREDLDALDSLAAHELGALLGPDGGLPAGPLAELPAALRRRVLRGWLLRAGVPDLQAVHLAAVDALLTRWRGQGRADLPGGTGVVRASGRLTVQRGPRAAAPADVDPREEP; via the coding sequence ATGGCCGGTCCCCACCCCGCCGTCGCCGCGGTGCGCGCCGCGGTGCGCCCCGGGCTGACCGCGGCGACCGGACCGGTGCTGGTGGCCTGCAGCGGCGGCGCCGACTCCCTCGCGCTGGCCGCGGCGCTGGCCTTCGAGGCGCCGCGCGCCGGCCGCCGGGTCGGTGCGGTCACCGTCGACCACGGCCTGCAGCCCGGGTCGGCCGAGCAGGCACAGCACACCGCCGCGCTGCTCCGGTCGCTGCGGCTGGACCCGGTGCTCGTCGTCCCGGTCACGGTGGGCGCGGCCGGAGGGCCCGAGGGGGCCGCCCGGGACGCCCGGGTGACGGCGCTGCGCGCCGCGGCGGCCGCGCACGGCGGCACCGTCGCGCTGGGGCACACCCTCGACGACCAGGCCGAGACCGTGCTGCTCGGCCTGGCCCGCGGCTCGGGGCCCCGCTCGGTGGCCGGCATGGTCGAGCTGCGCCCGCCGTTCTGGCGGCCGCTGCTCGGGGTGCGCCGGGAGATCACCCGCCAGGCCTGCGCGGCCCAGGAGCTGCCGGTCTGGGACGACCCCTGGAACACCGACCCGGCCTACACCCGGGTCCGGCTGCGCCGCGAGGCGCTGCCGCTGCTAGAGGAGGTCCTCGGCGGCGGTGTGGCCCCGGCGCTGGCCCGCACCGCGGCGCTGCTCCGCGAGGACCTCGATGCCCTGGACTCCCTCGCCGCGCACGAGCTCGGTGCGCTGCTCGGCCCGGACGGCGGCCTGCCCGCCGGTCCGCTCGCCGAGCTGCCCGCCGCGCTGCGCCGCCGGGTGCTGCGCGGTTGGCTGCTGCGGGCCGGCGTGCCCGACCTGCAGGCCGTGCACCTGGCCGCGGTCGACGCGCTCCTCACCCGCTGGAGGGGGCAGGGCCGGGCAGACCTACCCGGCGGTACGGGGGTGGTCCGGGCGTCTGGCAGGCTGACGGTGCAGCGCGGCCCCCGTGCCGCTGCACCAGCAGACGTCGATCCCCGCGAGGAGCCCTGA
- the ftsH gene encoding ATP-dependent zinc metalloprotease FtsH encodes MERKKIFRSVWFWVVIVVVLGFVGSSFFRSDGGYEQVSTSTALAQLADGNVSSATINDKEQTLDLDLDTAVDGSTKVSASYPAGAADDVFAAVRGAGEGSGAGTTSFDTNVTQDNLLVSILVSFLPFVLLLLLLFWLFNSMQGGGRGVMAFGKSKAKVVSKDTPKTTFADVAGADEAIEELHEIKDFLQNPVKYQAIGAKIPKGVLLFGPPGTGKTLLARAVAGEAGVPFYSISGSDFVEMFVGVGASRVRDLFNQAKENAPAIIFIDEIDAVGRHRGAGMGGGHDEREQTLNQMLVEMDGFDVKGGVIMIAATNRPDILDPALLRPGRFDRQIAVDRPDLLGRVAVLKVHATGKPLADDVNLETVARRTPGFTGADLANVLNEAALLTARHGATQITDATLEEAIDRVVAGPERKTRAMSDKEKKVTAYHEGGHALVAHALPNLDPVHKVTILPRGRSLGHTLVLPTEDRYNQTRSEMIDTLAYALGGRAAEELVFHEPTTGAGNDIEKATSLARSMVTQYGMSAKLGAVKYGSTDSEPFLGRDMGSRPDYSDAVAADIDSEVRALIEAAHDEAWEILVEYRDTLDRLVLELLDKETLSREDMDRICEGVVKRPSMAPYNGFGKRTPSQRPPVLTPAEAAVVNGHGSHSPNGSTQAPVGDVGAPAQGR; translated from the coding sequence ATGGAACGTAAGAAGATCTTCCGGTCCGTCTGGTTCTGGGTCGTCATCGTCGTCGTGCTGGGCTTCGTCGGCTCCAGCTTCTTCCGCAGCGACGGCGGCTACGAGCAGGTCTCCACGTCGACAGCACTGGCCCAGCTCGCCGACGGCAACGTCAGCTCGGCCACGATCAACGACAAGGAACAGACCCTCGACCTCGACCTCGACACCGCGGTCGACGGCAGCACGAAGGTCTCCGCGTCGTACCCGGCCGGTGCCGCCGACGACGTGTTCGCCGCGGTCCGCGGGGCCGGTGAGGGCTCCGGTGCCGGGACGACGTCGTTCGACACCAACGTCACCCAGGACAACCTCCTGGTCAGCATCCTGGTCAGCTTCCTGCCCTTCGTGCTGCTCCTCCTGCTGCTCTTCTGGCTGTTCAACTCGATGCAGGGCGGCGGCCGCGGCGTCATGGCCTTCGGCAAGTCCAAGGCCAAGGTCGTCAGCAAGGACACCCCGAAGACGACGTTCGCCGACGTCGCCGGCGCCGACGAGGCGATCGAGGAACTGCACGAGATCAAGGACTTCCTGCAGAACCCGGTCAAGTACCAGGCGATCGGCGCGAAGATCCCCAAGGGCGTGCTGCTGTTCGGCCCGCCCGGCACCGGCAAGACGCTGCTGGCCCGGGCGGTCGCCGGTGAGGCCGGCGTGCCGTTCTACTCGATCTCCGGCTCGGACTTCGTCGAGATGTTCGTCGGCGTCGGCGCCAGCCGGGTCCGCGACCTGTTCAACCAGGCCAAGGAGAACGCCCCGGCGATCATCTTCATCGACGAGATCGACGCCGTCGGCCGGCACCGCGGCGCCGGCATGGGCGGCGGGCACGACGAGCGCGAGCAGACGCTGAACCAGATGCTCGTCGAGATGGACGGCTTCGACGTCAAGGGCGGCGTGATCATGATCGCCGCCACGAACCGGCCGGACATCCTCGACCCGGCGCTGCTGCGCCCGGGCCGCTTCGACCGGCAGATCGCCGTCGACCGCCCCGACCTGCTCGGCCGCGTCGCCGTCCTCAAGGTGCACGCGACCGGCAAGCCGCTGGCCGACGACGTGAACCTGGAGACCGTCGCCCGGCGCACCCCCGGGTTCACCGGCGCCGACCTGGCCAACGTGCTCAACGAGGCCGCGCTGCTCACCGCCCGGCACGGCGCCACGCAGATCACCGACGCCACCCTCGAGGAGGCGATCGACCGCGTCGTCGCCGGCCCGGAGCGCAAGACCCGGGCGATGAGCGACAAGGAGAAGAAGGTCACCGCCTACCACGAGGGCGGGCACGCCCTGGTGGCGCACGCACTGCCCAACCTGGACCCGGTGCACAAGGTGACCATCCTGCCGCGCGGGCGCTCGCTGGGGCACACCCTCGTGCTGCCGACCGAGGACCGGTACAACCAGACCCGCTCGGAGATGATCGACACCCTGGCGTACGCGCTGGGTGGCCGCGCCGCCGAGGAGCTGGTGTTCCACGAGCCGACCACCGGCGCCGGGAACGACATCGAGAAGGCCACCTCGCTGGCCCGGTCGATGGTCACCCAGTACGGGATGAGCGCGAAGCTCGGTGCGGTGAAGTACGGCAGCACCGACTCCGAGCCGTTCCTCGGCCGGGACATGGGCTCGCGCCCGGACTACTCCGACGCCGTCGCCGCCGACATCGACAGCGAGGTGCGGGCGCTCATCGAGGCCGCGCACGACGAGGCGTGGGAGATCCTGGTCGAGTACCGGGACACCCTGGACCGGCTCGTGCTGGAGCTGCTGGACAAGGAGACGCTGTCCCGCGAGGACATGGACCGGATCTGCGAGGGCGTGGTGAAGCGCCCGTCGATGGCCCCGTACAACGGCTTCGGCAAGCGCACGCCGTCCCAGCGCCCGCCGGTGCTCACCCCGGCCGAGGCGGCTGTGGTGAACGGCCACGGGTCGCACTCGCCGAACGGATCGACGCAGGCACCGGTCGGCGACGTCGGCGCGCCGGCGCAGGGCCGGTGA
- a CDS encoding ABC transporter permease, which yields MNAFSDAFLYLNDPFNWTGPRGILYLAGQHLQIAGLAMLIGLVVALPPAIWLGHRGRGGAFLLGLSNVSRAVPTLAILTIFAVTSIGFTIWAPVIALAVFAVPPVLANTYVGFREVDRDVVEAARAMGMSGRQVVFRAELPLALPLVMTGIRTAAVQVVATATLASLLGNPTLGTVIRSGFGRQDYGIVVAGALLVAALAMATDALLGTLSWAVTPGQKRVPFGRVRSRRAEAAGVATAR from the coding sequence GTGAACGCCTTCTCCGACGCGTTCCTCTACCTCAACGACCCGTTCAACTGGACCGGCCCGCGCGGCATCCTCTACCTCGCCGGGCAGCACCTGCAGATCGCCGGGCTGGCGATGCTGATCGGGCTGGTCGTCGCGCTGCCGCCCGCGATCTGGCTGGGCCACCGGGGTCGCGGGGGTGCCTTCCTGCTCGGGCTGTCCAACGTCTCCCGGGCCGTGCCCACCCTGGCGATCCTGACGATCTTCGCGGTCACCTCGATCGGCTTCACCATCTGGGCGCCGGTGATCGCGCTGGCGGTGTTCGCCGTCCCGCCGGTGCTGGCCAACACCTACGTGGGCTTCCGGGAGGTCGACCGGGACGTCGTCGAGGCCGCCCGCGCGATGGGCATGAGCGGCCGGCAGGTGGTGTTCCGGGCCGAGCTGCCGCTGGCCCTTCCGCTGGTGATGACCGGCATCCGGACGGCGGCGGTGCAGGTGGTGGCCACCGCCACGCTCGCCTCGCTGCTGGGCAACCCGACGCTGGGCACGGTCATCCGCTCCGGGTTCGGCCGGCAGGACTACGGCATCGTGGTCGCCGGGGCGCTGCTGGTGGCGGCGCTGGCGATGGCCACCGACGCCCTGCTCGGCACGCTGAGCTGGGCCGTCACGCCCGGGCAGAAGCGGGTGCCCTTCGGCCGGGTGCGCAGCCGCCGGGCCGAGGCCGCGGGGGTGGCCACCGCCCGCTGA
- the hpt gene encoding hypoxanthine phosphoribosyltransferase, giving the protein MSEPATPGAQAPGPLGPDHGYGPDIDHVLLSEEQIQGKIAELAEQIAVDYAGREVLLVGVLKGAVLFMSDFARALQLPTQMEFMAVSSYGSATSSSGVVRILKDLDRDIADKHVLVLEDIIDSGLTLSWLLKNLGSRRPASLEVCTLLRKPDAVKVEVPVRYVGFDIPNEFVVGYGLDYAERYRDLPYIATLKPEVYSS; this is encoded by the coding sequence GTGAGTGAGCCCGCCACCCCTGGAGCGCAGGCACCCGGGCCGTTGGGCCCCGACCACGGCTACGGCCCGGACATCGACCACGTGCTGCTGTCCGAGGAGCAGATCCAGGGCAAGATCGCCGAGCTCGCCGAGCAGATCGCCGTGGACTACGCCGGCCGCGAGGTGCTGCTCGTCGGCGTGCTCAAGGGCGCGGTGCTGTTCATGTCCGACTTCGCGCGGGCGCTGCAGCTGCCCACCCAGATGGAGTTCATGGCCGTCTCCTCCTACGGGAGCGCGACCAGCTCGTCCGGGGTCGTCCGGATCCTCAAGGACCTGGACCGGGACATCGCCGACAAGCACGTGCTGGTGCTCGAGGACATCATCGACTCCGGGCTGACGCTGTCCTGGCTGCTGAAGAACCTGGGCAGCCGCCGGCCGGCGTCCCTCGAGGTGTGCACCCTGCTGCGCAAGCCCGACGCGGTGAAGGTCGAGGTGCCGGTCCGCTACGTCGGGTTCGACATCCCCAACGAGTTCGTCGTCGGCTACGGCCTGGACTACGCCGAGCGCTACCGCGACCTGCCCTACATCGCGACCCTCAAGCCCGAGGTCTACAGCTCCTAG
- a CDS encoding ATP-binding cassette domain-containing protein, with protein sequence MDATAPATPPASIAGSAAEEIRLEGVSKVYPDGTTAVRELDLTFAAGELTVLVGPSGCGKTTTMKMINRIIEPTTGRILLGADDVTRVDPVQLRRRIGYVIQSVGLFPHQTVRRNVATVPRLLGWDKARTRDRVEELLELVGLDPATFGDRYPHQLSGGQRQRAGVARALAADPPVLLMDEPFSAVDPIVRERLQSEFLRLQETVRKTIVFVTHDIEEAVRLGDRIAVMSQGGTVEQFAPPAELLGAPATPFVADFVGADRGLKRLAVTGIDLADLEQPPVVHVDDSLADARAALERVGARWAVVLDDQQRLNGWISAERAVGAGTVRQAGKRMEAWVPIDATLKTAFATMLQLEAGWVAVLDGDRFCGVLTPESLHAALRRSVEGSVPEVAGAALI encoded by the coding sequence GTGGACGCTACTGCGCCGGCCACCCCGCCCGCATCGATCGCCGGTTCCGCCGCCGAGGAGATCCGGCTCGAGGGCGTCAGCAAGGTCTACCCTGACGGCACGACCGCCGTCCGCGAGCTGGACCTGACCTTCGCCGCCGGCGAGCTCACCGTGCTGGTCGGGCCGTCGGGCTGCGGCAAGACGACGACGATGAAGATGATCAACCGGATCATCGAGCCGACCACCGGCCGGATCCTGCTGGGCGCCGACGACGTGACCCGGGTGGACCCGGTGCAGCTGCGCCGGCGGATCGGCTACGTCATCCAGAGCGTCGGGCTCTTCCCGCACCAGACGGTCCGCCGCAACGTCGCCACCGTCCCCCGGCTGCTGGGCTGGGACAAGGCCCGCACCCGCGACCGGGTCGAGGAGCTGCTCGAGCTGGTGGGCCTCGACCCGGCGACGTTCGGTGACCGGTACCCGCACCAGCTCTCCGGCGGGCAGCGGCAGCGGGCCGGCGTGGCGCGGGCGCTGGCCGCCGACCCCCCGGTGCTGCTGATGGACGAGCCGTTCTCCGCCGTCGACCCGATCGTCCGCGAGCGGCTGCAGTCGGAGTTCCTCCGGCTGCAGGAGACCGTCCGCAAGACGATCGTCTTCGTCACCCACGACATCGAGGAGGCCGTGCGGCTCGGCGACCGGATCGCGGTGATGAGCCAGGGCGGCACCGTGGAGCAGTTCGCCCCGCCGGCCGAGCTGCTGGGCGCGCCGGCCACCCCGTTCGTGGCGGACTTCGTCGGGGCCGATCGCGGGCTCAAGCGGCTGGCGGTGACCGGCATCGACCTGGCCGACCTGGAGCAGCCGCCGGTCGTGCACGTCGACGACAGCCTGGCCGACGCCCGGGCCGCGCTGGAGCGCGTCGGCGCGCGCTGGGCCGTCGTGCTGGACGACCAGCAGCGGCTCAACGGCTGGATCTCGGCCGAGCGGGCCGTGGGTGCCGGCACCGTCCGCCAGGCCGGCAAGCGGATGGAGGCGTGGGTGCCGATCGACGCGACGCTGAAGACGGCGTTCGCGACGATGCTGCAGCTGGAGGCCGGCTGGGTCGCGGTGCTGGACGGCGACCGGTTCTGCGGTGTGCTCACCCCCGAGTCGCTGCACGCCGCCCTGCGCCGCTCGGTCGAGGGCTCGGTGCCGGAGGTCGCGGGCGCGGCGCTGATCTAG
- the folB gene encoding dihydroneopterin aldolase — MPDRITVHGLTGHGYHGVYPPEREHGQTFRVDAVLELDTAPAAATDDLTKTVHYGELAQQLHAVLVGEPVDLLETLAQRLADCCLAYPVVDAVEITVHKPEVDLGVPADDVTVAIRRTRA; from the coding sequence GTGCCTGACCGGATCACCGTCCACGGCCTGACCGGCCACGGCTACCACGGCGTCTACCCGCCCGAGCGCGAGCACGGGCAGACCTTCCGGGTCGACGCCGTGCTGGAGCTGGACACCGCCCCGGCCGCCGCGACCGACGACCTGACCAAGACCGTCCACTACGGCGAGCTCGCCCAGCAGCTGCACGCGGTCCTGGTGGGCGAGCCGGTCGACCTGCTGGAGACGCTGGCCCAGCGGCTGGCCGACTGCTGCCTGGCCTACCCGGTGGTCGACGCCGTGGAGATCACCGTGCACAAGCCCGAGGTCGACCTGGGTGTCCCGGCCGACGACGTCACGGTCGCCATCCGGCGCACCCGGGCATGA
- a CDS encoding DUF3180 domain-containing protein, translating into MRPVRRTELVALAVAVAFATWLVVRSAYGSLPALDWWLPVPLGVLAVAEALGARTLRARLSAQREGRPGPGRTPATAARPVEPMLVARVVVLAQASAWVGAVFAGAWAGLLLHTAPAVGRLAAASGDTLTGALGVLLAAGLVAAALWLEHVGKVPPGAEEDEDQPPAG; encoded by the coding sequence ATGAGGCCGGTGCGCCGCACCGAGCTGGTCGCGCTGGCCGTGGCGGTCGCGTTCGCGACCTGGCTGGTGGTCCGGTCGGCCTACGGCTCGCTGCCGGCACTCGACTGGTGGCTGCCGGTGCCGCTGGGCGTGCTGGCGGTCGCCGAGGCGCTGGGCGCCCGCACGCTGCGCGCCCGGCTGAGCGCCCAGCGGGAGGGCCGGCCGGGGCCGGGGCGCACGCCCGCGACCGCCGCCCGCCCCGTCGAGCCGATGCTGGTCGCCCGGGTGGTCGTGCTCGCCCAGGCCAGCGCCTGGGTCGGGGCGGTGTTCGCCGGGGCGTGGGCCGGGCTGCTGCTGCACACCGCACCGGCCGTCGGCCGGCTCGCCGCCGCGTCGGGGGACACCCTGACCGGCGCGCTCGGCGTGCTGCTGGCCGCCGGGCTGGTCGCCGCGGCGCTGTGGCTGGAGCACGTGGGCAAGGTCCCGCCGGGTGCCGAGGAGGACGAGGACCAGCCGCCCGCCGGCTAG
- the folE gene encoding GTP cyclohydrolase I FolE, giving the protein MSGAAPGDAVPAVDGVGQDPRTGDPVADLPEGRVDTGRIEAAVRELLAAIGEDPDRPGLTDTPARVGRAYAEMFAGLAQDPYEVLATTFDEDHDELVLVKDIPMYSTCEHHLVPFHGVAHVGYIPGTDGRVTGLSKLARLVEVYARRPQVQERLTRQVADALYEVLKPQGVIVVVQAEHLCMAMRGIRKPGATTVTSAVRGIFRDSAATRSEAMSLILGR; this is encoded by the coding sequence GTGAGCGGCGCCGCCCCAGGCGACGCCGTCCCCGCCGTCGACGGCGTCGGCCAGGACCCCCGCACCGGTGACCCGGTGGCCGACCTGCCCGAGGGGCGGGTCGACACCGGCCGGATCGAGGCCGCCGTCCGGGAGCTGCTCGCCGCCATCGGCGAGGACCCGGACCGGCCCGGGCTGACCGACACCCCGGCCCGGGTCGGCCGGGCCTACGCGGAGATGTTCGCCGGGCTCGCCCAGGACCCCTACGAGGTCCTGGCGACGACGTTCGACGAGGACCACGACGAGCTGGTGCTGGTCAAGGACATACCGATGTACTCGACCTGCGAGCACCACCTGGTGCCCTTCCACGGGGTCGCGCACGTCGGGTACATCCCCGGCACGGACGGGCGGGTCACCGGCCTGTCCAAGCTGGCCCGCCTCGTCGAGGTCTACGCCCGCCGGCCGCAGGTGCAGGAGCGGCTGACCCGGCAGGTCGCCGACGCCCTCTACGAGGTGCTCAAGCCGCAGGGCGTCATCGTCGTGGTCCAGGCCGAGCACCTCTGCATGGCGATGCGCGGCATCCGCAAGCCCGGGGCGACCACGGTCACCTCCGCGGTGCGCGGCATCTTCCGCGACAGCGCCGCGACCCGCAGCGAGGCGATGAGCCTCATCCTGGGTCGGTGA
- the folK gene encoding 2-amino-4-hydroxy-6-hydroxymethyldihydropteridine diphosphokinase: MTRAVLSLGGNLGDRAGTLRAALVALKEHGLVARSMLYETPPWGPVEQPPFLNAIAVVRGDRDAAGWLALAHELEEAAGRTREVRWGARTLDVDVVTVTADDGTPVTSEDPGLTLPHPRAHERAFVLVPWLALDPTATLPGHGRIADLVAALPAEDVAGVVRWEQLA; the protein is encoded by the coding sequence ATGACCAGGGCCGTCCTGTCCCTCGGCGGGAACCTGGGCGACCGGGCCGGCACGCTGCGCGCCGCCCTGGTCGCGCTCAAGGAGCACGGGCTCGTGGCCCGGTCGATGCTCTACGAGACGCCGCCCTGGGGGCCGGTCGAGCAGCCGCCCTTCCTCAACGCGATCGCCGTCGTCCGCGGCGACCGGGACGCCGCCGGCTGGCTGGCGCTGGCGCACGAGCTGGAGGAGGCGGCCGGCCGCACCCGCGAGGTGCGCTGGGGTGCCCGCACGCTGGACGTCGACGTCGTCACGGTGACCGCCGACGACGGGACCCCGGTGACCTCCGAGGACCCGGGGCTCACGCTGCCGCACCCGCGGGCGCACGAGCGGGCGTTCGTGCTCGTCCCGTGGCTGGCGCTGGACCCGACCGCCACGCTGCCCGGCCACGGCCGCATCGCCGACCTGGTCGCCGCGCTGCCCGCCGAGGACGTCGCCGGCGTGGTCCGCTGGGAGCAGCTGGCATGA